GGTGGGACCAAGGCGGCCAGTGCCGCCAAATCTTGGAGTAACTTGGAACAAACTCCAAATCTTAGGAGTAGCGAAAGAATCAGTATCTCCATTTATGATGTCTGTGTGCTCCTGGGGTCGCAGGCTGCTGTTCTGTCCGAATTCTGGACAGACACACACCCTTCTACCTAAAGTGTCCCAGAGAGTAAGGAGCTTGCACGACGGAGTAGCATTTCGGTATTTATCAGGCCACCCCTCCCAAACCTGGGAtgggaatggaatggaatggaatggggaTGGTGAAAGTGGGTTGCTGAAATTAAGGGTAGATAGCAGGAAGAGTACGGATCCCCGTGGCCCAGGCATAAAGAGGAGAAAAATTCGCtttttccatcttccttccttcgcCATCTGTAAGCGTCCCACCCCTAGCATCTAAGCAACCAGCGCTTCTCCCTCCTGTCCCCTTTGACCCTCCTGGGTCAGAGAGACACTAGCTTGTGAGGAAGACACTGCAGCAGGGCAGAGCAGAACAATTAACTTCCTTCTCTAGCCCATCCCCTGACATCCTGGCCATTGACTCCGCTCAGTTTGCTGAGATCACTAGAATGCCATAGACTACGAGGTCAGGGTGGAGACTCTGAATTGGGGTTCAGTTCTCAGATGGGGTATTTATTTTAGAAgggtggagggagaaaagaggagaggccAGAGTGAATGTTATTACTTGTTTACTCTTCCTATCAGCTCTCTGGGTAGAGATGGGGATACAAGTCCAGAGAGCCTGCCGGGTTGCCATGGGAGCTGGTTAATGCCAAGGCCTGGTTTTGCAAATCCAAGGCTGTTTGCTTCCAGGATTCCGGCTTCTTTATCCCATTAGGCTGCCGCCACCTCCTCTTGTCTGTTTTCATCAATCTCCatttagaaataattataaaGTAGGGGGGCTGGAGATATGAGTCAGTGGTAGATATATAACATTCTCAAGACCTTAGATTTgcagggctgtggtggcgcatacctgtaatcccggcactctgggaggcagaggcaggcggatttctgagttcaaggccagcctggtctacagagtgagttccaggacagctagggctacacagagaaaccctgtgggaaaaaaaaaaaacaaatccaaaaaaaaaaaaaaaaagaccttaggTTCAATACAcagcatcatttaaaaaaataaaattggcaaACCTGTAATCTGTCCTTCAGTCCCTCGGCCTGGGGCATTGTTCTTTCTAGAAGCCTCTGTACCTTTTcatccccactccacccccattCCTTTCTGCACAGTGTGTCTCTGAAGTGCTCCaagtgaactctttttttttttttttttggtttttcgacaccgggtttctctgtgtagccctggctgtcctggaactctgtagatcaggctggcctcgaactcagaaatccacctgcctctgcctctgcctcccagagtgctgggattaaacgtgtgcaccactactgcccagctccaAGTGAACTCTTAAGAACACATTTAGACCATGCATTCTCAGGTCTCCCAAACACTGGGGCTTTTTCTTGGTTTGAAACCTAGAATCTTCTTCTTGTCCTAGGTCTGCCACAATGCTGCTGCGGCTGTACCGATCGGTGGTTGTGGGACTTCCACAGGCCGTCAGGTAGGCTATCCCAACCAGTACTTATCTCCTTGCCCATCTCACAGTTACCTTATCTGGTAGATATTTATCTTATCTGGCATGTAATATAGTACACtgatggaggaaagggaaagcTATATCTCACTGGTCCTACCCATCCGGAAGAAACCAAATTCCAACTGAAAACCGGTGACTAATGAGGGAGAGGTGGCTGATGGCACTACTTCACCGGCGCTTTCACGGGTCGTTCTGTGCTACTAATATCTCTGTCTTCCAGAGTCAAGTCAACCCCCTTGAGGCTCTGCGTTCAAGCATGCTCCACAAATGATTCAGTTAAGCCCCAGCATCCCAGCCTCGACTTTTCTGATGATAACTCAAGGACTCGGGGATGGAAAGTCATGGGGTCCCTGCTAGGCCTTGGTGTGGTGCTGGCCTATCATGAGCATCAGTGTAGGGTAAGTGGGAAAAGAGCTTCCATGTCGGAACAAAGGGATCTTATATGTTCTTGCCTGTGATGGCTCTGTCTTCCTGCACTGCAGAAATACTACCTGCTCCCTTCATTTCCGAGGCTGATGTGGATGGAGTCAGAATGACCTAAAGTGATTTAATATCctgttcctttccctttctccctccccaaccCGCAGGCTTCTCAGGAGTCACCACGAATGTACTCTAAAGAGGATGTGCGTTCTCACAACAGCCCTGAAACTGGAGTCTGGGTAACTCTAGGCTCTGAGGTCTTCGATGTCACAAAATTTGTGGAACTGCATCCAGGAGGACCATCAAAACTGATGCTAGCAGCTGGAGGTCCCTTAGAACCCTTCTGGTCCCTCTATGCTTTCCACAACCAGCCCCATGTACGTGAGTTACTGGCTGAGTATAAGATTGGGGAACTGAACCCCGAAGATAGCACGCCCCCCTCTTTGGAAGCCTCTGACCCTTATGCTAATGATCCTATGCGCCATCCGGCCCTGCGGATTAATAGCCAGCGCCCCTTTAATGCGGAGCCCCCCCCTGAACTGCTAACAGAAAGCTACATCACACCAAACCCCATTTTCTTCACCCGGAACCATCTGCCCGTACCTAACGTGGACCCAGTCACCTATCGCTTGCACATAGTAGGGGCACCTGGAGGTcagtcactgtctctgtctttggaTGATTTGCGGAAGTTTCCCAAACACGAGGTCACTGTCACTCTGCAGTGTGCTGGTAACCGGCGCTCTGAAATGAGTAAGGTCAAGGAGGTGAAAGGTCTGGAGTGGAGAACAGGGGCCATCAGCACGGCACGCTGGGCCGGCGCACGGCTCTGCGATGTGTTGGCCCAGGCTGGTCACCGAGTCTGTGAAACTGAGGCCCATGTCTGTTTTGAAGGACTGGATTCAGACCCCACTGGAACTGCCTATGGGGCATCTATCCCTCTGGCTCGGGCCATGAATCCTGAAGCTGAGGTCCTCCTGGCTTATGAAATGAATGGTCAGCCTCTGCCTCGTGACCATGGCTTCCCTGTCCGGGTGGTGGTTCCGGGTGTGGTAGGTGCCCGCAATGTCAAATGGCTGGGTAGAGTGAGTGTGGAGTCAGAGGAAAGCTATAGTCACTGGCAGAGGCGGGATTACAAAGGCTTTTCTCCGTCTGTGGACTGGGACACGGTAGACTTTGATCTCGCTCCATCAATTCAGGAACTACCTGTCCAGTCAGCTATCACACAACCTCAAGATGGGGCCACTGTAGAGTCAGGAGAGGTGACTATCAAGGGCTACGCGTGGAGTGGTGGTGGCAGGGCCGTGATTCGGGTGGATGTCTCCCTGGATGGTGGGCTGACCTGGCAGGAAGCTGAGCTAGAGGGAGAGGAGCAGCTTCCCAGGAAGGCCTGGGCTTGGCGGATATGGCAGTTGAAAACTCAGGTGTCAGAAGAGCAAAAGGAACTGAACATAGTTTGCAAAGCTGTAGATGACAGTTACAATGTGCAGCCAGACACCGTAGCCCCA
The sequence above is drawn from the Apodemus sylvaticus chromosome 20, mApoSyl1.1, whole genome shotgun sequence genome and encodes:
- the Suox gene encoding sulfite oxidase, mitochondrial produces the protein MLLRLYRSVVVGLPQAVRVKSTPLRLCVQACSTNDSVKPQHPSLDFSDDNSRTRGWKVMGSLLGLGVVLAYHEHQCRASQESPRMYSKEDVRSHNSPETGVWVTLGSEVFDVTKFVELHPGGPSKLMLAAGGPLEPFWSLYAFHNQPHVRELLAEYKIGELNPEDSTPPSLEASDPYANDPMRHPALRINSQRPFNAEPPPELLTESYITPNPIFFTRNHLPVPNVDPVTYRLHIVGAPGGQSLSLSLDDLRKFPKHEVTVTLQCAGNRRSEMSKVKEVKGLEWRTGAISTARWAGARLCDVLAQAGHRVCETEAHVCFEGLDSDPTGTAYGASIPLARAMNPEAEVLLAYEMNGQPLPRDHGFPVRVVVPGVVGARNVKWLGRVSVESEESYSHWQRRDYKGFSPSVDWDTVDFDLAPSIQELPVQSAITQPQDGATVESGEVTIKGYAWSGGGRAVIRVDVSLDGGLTWQEAELEGEEQLPRKAWAWRIWQLKTQVSEEQKELNIVCKAVDDSYNVQPDTVAPIWNLRGVLSNAWHRVRVQVVP